In the genome of Triticum urartu cultivar G1812 chromosome 5, Tu2.1, whole genome shotgun sequence, one region contains:
- the LOC125509334 gene encoding uncharacterized protein LOC125509334, giving the protein MAAAAGDEPETTVEVKLRAVGPSRPTTIRLPPLISVADLRRSVALDRRLPEDRLRLVLRGTTLPWGDDTHVKLRDGDSLIVAVAPKPPAKHLRGDDDDDDDDDEEELKFKIPQTTTWWKKRIFIFLREKLRLPDILLMALFSVTMKAWIIITLWFLLAPIARKYEVGPLYILATGFLIILLNLGRRQQGDISAYSIFNEDFREIPGTFNAERIDRDLRAGQL; this is encoded by the exons ATGGCCGCTGCGGCGGGCGACGAGCCGGAGACGACGGTAGAGGTGAAGCTGCGCGCCGTCGGTCCGTCCAGGCCCACCACCATCCGCCTCCCCCCGCTCATCTCG GTTGCCGATCTGCGCCGCAGCGTCGCTCTCGACCGGCGTCTCCCAGAAGACCGCCTCCGCCTGGTCCTCCGGGGGACGACTCTCCCGTGGGGAGACGACACCCATGTCAAGCTCCGCGACGGGG ATAGTCTTATAGTTGCCGTGGCACCTAAACCACCTGCTAAGCATCtccgtggtgatgatgatgatgatgacgatgacgatgaagaAGAACTG AAGTTCAAGATACCTCAAACAACAACCTGGTGGAAGAAAAGGATTTTCATATTTCTTCGAGAAAAACTGAGATTGCCCG ATATCTTGTTGATGGCACTATTTTCTGTCACTATGAAAGCATGGATTATCATCACACTATGGTTCCTATTGGCACCTATTGCTCGAAAGTATGAGGTCGGACCTTTATAT ATACTTGCGACAGGTTTCTTGATCATACTTCTTAACCTTGGAAGACGACAACAAGGTGATATTAG TGCATACTCCATATTCAATGAAGACTTCAGGGAGATTCCAGGAACATTTAACGCGGAGCGCATAGATAGAGACCTCCGGGCAGGTCAATTGTAA